A window from Salvelinus sp. IW2-2015 linkage group LG5, ASM291031v2, whole genome shotgun sequence encodes these proteins:
- the si:ch211-114c12.2 gene encoding serine/arginine repetitive matrix protein 1 isoform X2 — protein MPHEENYSPHPRSQRGFRGHSGKVPPSWRGRGRAHFVKRPPLMGEQRPPLMGERRERPFNQWRSQNQDSFNTCPPQSEPHHGHRRAPPSRPNGPPQAQHRSSPHSPAQWHQGQRGAPIHGQHPGHRSPSPHHYHSQPPDRRPPPSQSPHSSFRGPHNRPSPSHEEDRSWGARLPYSPRERQFERPGRGGMRWNGPGPIPRPHNGERGPSGSPQRKPREFHGRGPYPERWSAERDPRQQHGVVGREREGSGRRSAEWAQEGSPHHPPHRSPTWKGSWSSSSSSFHENSPQARPSGPPHKRKFQERGIPPAGPDVEHGHPKRPRREIPHYFNAPRGFGGRPLSFRDKSRLLKGRKMRAESVMRLKAPPPQPQGAEIHEEEVPHTSRGNAPSKFALRRERFQANAGPLRKRPMPHQSPPNPEANSTKSSRDSESQKEQVESQRALSTHSPSSIDKRLARDLVVVSQWQAPGTNSSSKDSPPRDRSRTPKNKTERYYNSDEQLTLNERFSKIHDSSPSPSPRDRRYAERPTNVPQENHRPERPFRKPGPQRSSFRPTRPNRKPGPPPQRRPGPEPPGPFRKPLMGGFVPRPFSQRPVFRKSQSVLSKYRNMPTMRQHVPPNRGSNYRRW, from the exons ATGCCACATGAAGAGAATTACAGCCCCCACCCCAGGAGTCAGAGAGGATTCCGGGGCCACTCAGGAAAGGTCCCTCCAAGCTGGAGAGGCAGAGGACGTGCTCACTTTGTCAAAAGGCCCCCACTGATGGGAGAACAGAGGCCCCCACTGATGGGAGAACGGAGGGAGCGACCTTTCAATCAGTGGAGGTCCCAAAACCAGGATTCCTTCAACACATGTCCCCCTCAATCGGAGCCCCATCATGGCCACAGGAGGGCACCCCCATCCAGGCCAAACGGTCCTCCCCAAGCCCAGCATAGGTCCTCCCCACACAGTCCTGCACAATGGCACCAGGGCCAGAGGGGAGCACCTATCCATGGACAACACCCAGGTCACAGATCACCCTCACCACACCATTACCATAGCCAACCCCCTGACAGGAGGCCACCACCCTCACAGTCCCCCCACAGTTCCTTCAGGGGCCCTCACAACCGCCCAAGTCCGTCCCACGAAGAGGACAGGAGCTGGGGTGCCCGGCTGCCTTATAGTCCCAGGGAGAGGCAGTTTGAGCGCCCAGGTCGTGGGGGGATGCGCTGGAATGGGCCAGGGCCCATTCCCCGACCACACAATGGTGAACGTGGGCCCTCTGGCTCCCCCCAGAGAAAGCCACGGGAGTTTCATGGCAGAGGTCCTTATCCAGAGAG GTGGTCTGCTGAGCGAGATCCCAGGCAGCAGCATGGAGTggtgggaagggagagggagggcagcGGACGCCGCAGTGCTGAGTGGGCACAGGAAGGCAGCCCTCACCACCCTCCCCACAGATCCCCCACATGGAAAGGAAGTTGGTCGTCGTCCTCGTCCTCTTTCCACGAGAACAGCCCCCAGGCAAGGCCAAGTGGACCACCACACAAGCGGAAGTTCCAGGAGCGCGGGATCCCTCCTGCAGGCCCTGATGTGGAGCATGGTCACCCAAAGCGCCCTCGCAGAGAGATTCCACATTACTTCAACGCCCCTAGGGGATTTGGCGGCCGTCCCTTGTCATTCAGGGACAAGAGTCGTTTGCTGAAGGGGCGTAAAATGAGAGCGGAGTCGGTGATGAGGCTCAAAGCACCTCCACCTCAGCCCCAAGGAGCAGAGATCCATGAAGAGGAAGTGCCTCATACGTCCAGGGGAAATGCGCCATCCAAGTTTGCTCTTCGGAGGGAGCGTTTCCAAGCAAACGCTGGCCCACTGAGGAAGAGGCCGATGCCCCATCAATCACCTCCCAACCCAGAAGCCAATTCAACCAAGTCTTCCAGGGACTCAGAGTCACAGAAGGAACAAGTGGAGTCTCAGCGAGCCTTGAGCACACACAG CCCTTCCTCTATAGACAAACGGCTGGCTCGTGACCTAGTCGTTGTGTCCCAGTGGCAGGCACCTGGGACTAACTCAAGCTCAAAGGACAGCCCCCCAAGGGATAGAAGTAGGACACCAAAAAACAAAACTG AGCGGTATTACAATTCAGATGAACAACTTACACTGAATGAACGCTTCTCTAAAATTCATGACTCCAGTCCTTCCCCTTCACCAAGAGACCGGCGATATGCGGAAAG GCCAACGAACGTGCCACAGGAGAACCACAGACCAGAAAGACCCTTCAGGAAACCAGGACCACAG AGATCGAGCTTCCGTCCCACTCGCCCAAATCGCAAACCAGGTCCTCCTCCCCAGAGAAGACCAGGCCCTGAACCGCCTGGTCCCTTTAGGAAGCCACTCATG GGAGGCTTTGTACCACGTCCTTTCTCTCAAAGGCCTGTGTTCAGGAAGAGCCAGAGCGTCCTGTCCAAATACCGTAACATGCCGACGATGCGTCAACATGTACCCCCCAACAGAGGGTCTAATTATCGTCGCTGGTGA
- the si:ch211-114c12.2 gene encoding uncharacterized protein si:ch211-114c12.2 isoform X1, with protein MPKMVRPYSGPPRFKPRPYSDGYNMPHEENYSPHPRSQRGFRGHSGKVPPSWRGRGRAHFVKRPPLMGEQRPPLMGERRERPFNQWRSQNQDSFNTCPPQSEPHHGHRRAPPSRPNGPPQAQHRSSPHSPAQWHQGQRGAPIHGQHPGHRSPSPHHYHSQPPDRRPPPSQSPHSSFRGPHNRPSPSHEEDRSWGARLPYSPRERQFERPGRGGMRWNGPGPIPRPHNGERGPSGSPQRKPREFHGRGPYPERWSAERDPRQQHGVVGREREGSGRRSAEWAQEGSPHHPPHRSPTWKGSWSSSSSSFHENSPQARPSGPPHKRKFQERGIPPAGPDVEHGHPKRPRREIPHYFNAPRGFGGRPLSFRDKSRLLKGRKMRAESVMRLKAPPPQPQGAEIHEEEVPHTSRGNAPSKFALRRERFQANAGPLRKRPMPHQSPPNPEANSTKSSRDSESQKEQVESQRALSTHSPSSIDKRLARDLVVVSQWQAPGTNSSSKDSPPRDRSRTPKNKTERYYNSDEQLTLNERFSKIHDSSPSPSPRDRRYAERPTNVPQENHRPERPFRKPGPQRSSFRPTRPNRKPGPPPQRRPGPEPPGPFRKPLMGGFVPRPFSQRPVFRKSQSVLSKYRNMPTMRQHVPPNRGSNYRRW; from the exons ATGCCAAAGATGGTCAGACCTTACTCCGGACCTCCTCGGTTCAAACCCAG GCCTTACTCTGATGGCTACAACATGCCACATGAAGAGAATTACAGCCCCCACCCCAGGAGTCAGAGAGGATTCCGGGGCCACTCAGGAAAGGTCCCTCCAAGCTGGAGAGGCAGAGGACGTGCTCACTTTGTCAAAAGGCCCCCACTGATGGGAGAACAGAGGCCCCCACTGATGGGAGAACGGAGGGAGCGACCTTTCAATCAGTGGAGGTCCCAAAACCAGGATTCCTTCAACACATGTCCCCCTCAATCGGAGCCCCATCATGGCCACAGGAGGGCACCCCCATCCAGGCCAAACGGTCCTCCCCAAGCCCAGCATAGGTCCTCCCCACACAGTCCTGCACAATGGCACCAGGGCCAGAGGGGAGCACCTATCCATGGACAACACCCAGGTCACAGATCACCCTCACCACACCATTACCATAGCCAACCCCCTGACAGGAGGCCACCACCCTCACAGTCCCCCCACAGTTCCTTCAGGGGCCCTCACAACCGCCCAAGTCCGTCCCACGAAGAGGACAGGAGCTGGGGTGCCCGGCTGCCTTATAGTCCCAGGGAGAGGCAGTTTGAGCGCCCAGGTCGTGGGGGGATGCGCTGGAATGGGCCAGGGCCCATTCCCCGACCACACAATGGTGAACGTGGGCCCTCTGGCTCCCCCCAGAGAAAGCCACGGGAGTTTCATGGCAGAGGTCCTTATCCAGAGAG GTGGTCTGCTGAGCGAGATCCCAGGCAGCAGCATGGAGTggtgggaagggagagggagggcagcGGACGCCGCAGTGCTGAGTGGGCACAGGAAGGCAGCCCTCACCACCCTCCCCACAGATCCCCCACATGGAAAGGAAGTTGGTCGTCGTCCTCGTCCTCTTTCCACGAGAACAGCCCCCAGGCAAGGCCAAGTGGACCACCACACAAGCGGAAGTTCCAGGAGCGCGGGATCCCTCCTGCAGGCCCTGATGTGGAGCATGGTCACCCAAAGCGCCCTCGCAGAGAGATTCCACATTACTTCAACGCCCCTAGGGGATTTGGCGGCCGTCCCTTGTCATTCAGGGACAAGAGTCGTTTGCTGAAGGGGCGTAAAATGAGAGCGGAGTCGGTGATGAGGCTCAAAGCACCTCCACCTCAGCCCCAAGGAGCAGAGATCCATGAAGAGGAAGTGCCTCATACGTCCAGGGGAAATGCGCCATCCAAGTTTGCTCTTCGGAGGGAGCGTTTCCAAGCAAACGCTGGCCCACTGAGGAAGAGGCCGATGCCCCATCAATCACCTCCCAACCCAGAAGCCAATTCAACCAAGTCTTCCAGGGACTCAGAGTCACAGAAGGAACAAGTGGAGTCTCAGCGAGCCTTGAGCACACACAG CCCTTCCTCTATAGACAAACGGCTGGCTCGTGACCTAGTCGTTGTGTCCCAGTGGCAGGCACCTGGGACTAACTCAAGCTCAAAGGACAGCCCCCCAAGGGATAGAAGTAGGACACCAAAAAACAAAACTG AGCGGTATTACAATTCAGATGAACAACTTACACTGAATGAACGCTTCTCTAAAATTCATGACTCCAGTCCTTCCCCTTCACCAAGAGACCGGCGATATGCGGAAAG GCCAACGAACGTGCCACAGGAGAACCACAGACCAGAAAGACCCTTCAGGAAACCAGGACCACAG AGATCGAGCTTCCGTCCCACTCGCCCAAATCGCAAACCAGGTCCTCCTCCCCAGAGAAGACCAGGCCCTGAACCGCCTGGTCCCTTTAGGAAGCCACTCATG GGAGGCTTTGTACCACGTCCTTTCTCTCAAAGGCCTGTGTTCAGGAAGAGCCAGAGCGTCCTGTCCAAATACCGTAACATGCCGACGATGCGTCAACATGTACCCCCCAACAGAGGGTCTAATTATCGTCGCTGGTGA